A window of the Oreochromis niloticus isolate F11D_XX unplaced genomic scaffold, O_niloticus_UMD_NMBU tig00006521_pilon, whole genome shotgun sequence genome harbors these coding sequences:
- the LOC109200635 gene encoding C-type lectin domain family 4 member M-like, translating into MADFDRTPKMDAGREQHSDFHSGIETVTCEEDLHDEDHPPYLQSIRNQVSMFRVRSVRHYRLTAVSLLLLAAVLLILNIGLGVHYNKLTDTYFTLADTERISKELIDLQDTYKTAVERMKSTKKRLNSNISHQKLTSWELEHQTKRSNDYKSHIDKITKEIETMRSYLPMLSDGCKHCPPGWILMNSVCYYFPLKSNEMKTWKESRDFCQLQGGDLIIIDSRDEENLTVNYLMNHQDAPLQTGDLFSDQPTFEHYMSYIDHSMIHDYSDYYEDASGMMPQSNPKSPKAFWIGLSDVQEEGTWKWWDGTFLTEGYWNDGEPNDVSNEDCAALYPKANFFKSWNDVRCDTQMKWICEKAPKSMS; encoded by the exons ATGGCAGATTTCGACCGAACACCGAAAATGGATGCGGGGAGAGAACAACATAGTGATTTCCATAGTGGAATTGAGACAGTCACATGTGAAGAAGACCTGCATGATGAAGATCATCCTCCTTACCTTCAGTCTATCAGGAACCAAG TGTCCATGTTCCGTGTGAGGTCTGTGAGACATTACAGACTGACTGCAGTGAGTCTGTTACTTCTTGCTGCTGTTCTCCTGATACTTAATATTGGCCTGGGAGTTCACT ACAACAAACTCACAGATACTTACTTCACACTTGCTGATACTGAACGCATCAGTAAAGAGCTCATCGACCTCCAGGATACTTACAAGACTGCAGTAGAAAGAATGAAAAGTACCAAGAAGAGGCTGAACAGTAATATAAGCCATCAGAAACTAACCAGCTGGGAGCTTGAACACCAGACAAAAAGAAGCAATGACTATAAAAGTCATATTGATAAAATCACAAAGGAAATTGAAACCATGAGATCATACTTACCAATGCTTA GTGATGGCTGCAAACACTGTCCTCCAGGATGGATTTTAATGAACTCTGTATGTTACTACTTCCCCTTGaaatcaaatgaaatgaaaacatggAAGGAATCCAGAGATTTCtgtcagctgcagggaggagatCTTATAATCATAGACAGCCGAGACGAAGAG AACTTGACAGTAAATTATCTGATGAATCATCAAGATGCCCCGCTGCAGACCGGCGACCTATTCAGTGACCAACCCACCTTTGAACATTACATGAGTTATATAGACCACTCCATGATACACGACTACTCAGATTATTATGAAGATGCCTCTGGGATGATGCCTCAGTCAAATCCAAAATCCCCAAAGGCTTTCTGGATCGGACTGAGTGATGTCCAAGAGGAAGGGACTTGGAAATGGTGGGATGGAACATTTCTTACTGAGGG GTACTGGAACGATGGAGAGCCAAATGATGTCAGCAATGAGGACTGTGCAGCGTTGTATCCCAAAGCAAACTTCTTCAAGAGCTGGAACGATGTTAGATGTGACACCCAAATGAAATGGATTTGTGAAAAAGCACCAAAATCCATGAGCTAA
- the LOC109200634 gene encoding uncharacterized protein LOC109200634 isoform X1: MFLGSANPGEVAHFLFFHLHLLCAPHPVFHKGRALGLTLLTAVGIHVWTGRTVAGGQHPGQCWCGTDLPHSDLCLNDDLYAQIPQIRPRKWCRAPTMHCGVTSTQSPINRVHPFGLSPFLQFTCGRVRCHFFPTRTHSHAAREERVSRAGCRGHGRLGCLRLQALAQQEEVPDPCTGDTASGWRSAAGGHAGCPGKEQGRQEQRARGAGTHRRGRARSTNLWVKTRHGSQEMEAQQQALAAVEAVVQGLSPEQQLELRNQLDQVLCCVASLRSEVAELKEGLQVIAQQIIQDVKPLTVDNVPVDPQPRSSDPRE; this comes from the exons ATGTTCCTAGGCAGCGCCAACCCTGGAGAAGTggctcattttcttttctttcatcttcATCTCCTGTGTGCCCCTCATCCTGTATTTCACAAGGGTAGAGCACTGGGGCTCACTCTCCTCACTGCCGTGGGGATACATGTGTGGACTGGCAGGACTGTGGCTGG tggtCAACATCCTGGTCAATGTTGGTGTGGTACTGACTTACCCCATTCTgatctttgtttgaatgacgacttgTACGCACAGATTCCACAGATAAG accccgaaaatggtgccgcgctcccacaatgcattgcggcgtgacgtcaactcaaAGCCCTATAAATAGAGTGCACCCCTTTGGCCTCtccccttttctacaattcACCTGTGGGAGAGTTAGGTGTCATTTCTTTCCAACACG AACGCATAGTCATGCCGCTCGGGAGGAACGCGTTAGTCGGGCTGGCTGTCGGGGCCACGGCCGGCTTGGTTGCCTTCGTTTACAGGCTCTGGCACAGCAGGAGGAGGTCCCAGACCCTTGTACTGGAGACACGGCCAGCGGATGGAGGAGCGCTGCTGGGGGACACGCTGGATGCCCAGG GAAGGAGCAGGGAAGACAAGAGCAGCGAGCACGGGGTGCGGGGACACACAGGCGCGGAAGAGCACGGAGCACAAACTTGTGGGTGAAGACACGACACGGAAGTCAAG AGATGGAGGCCCAGCAGCAGGCTCTGGCAGCAGTGGAGGCTGTGGTTCAGGGACTTTCCCCAGAGCAGCAACTGGAGCTCAGAAACCAGCTGGACCAAGTGCTATGCTGCGTGGCATCTTTACGTTCAGAGGTAGCTGAGCTCAAGGAAGGTCTACAGGTCATTGCCCAGCAGATCATTCAGGATGTCAA
- the LOC109200640 gene encoding asialoglycoprotein receptor 2, translated as MKDASKQLDSEMSRQTQTSWELEHQTKRSNDYKSQMEKITKEIETMRSYLPMLSNGCKHCPAGWILMNPVCYYFPLKSNEIKTWKESRDFCQLQGGDLIIIDSRDEENSTVNYLINHQAAPRQTSDLVWESHLPHRVRPWMPHRDPEFLDWISRRINHQDTPHPPMGFWIGLRDVHEEGTWKWWDGTLLAEGV; from the exons ATGAAGGATGCCAGCAAGCAGCTGGACAGCGAGATGAGCCGTCAGACACAAACCAGCTGGGAGCTTGAACACCAGACAAAAAGAAGCAATGACTATAAAAGTCAGATGGAAAAAATCACAAAGGAAATTGAAACCATGAGATCATACTTACCAATGCTTA GCAATGGCTGCAAACACTGTCCTGCAGGATGGATTTTAATGAACCCTGTATGTTACTACTTCCCCTTGAAatcaaatgaaatcaaaacaTGGAAGGAATCCAGAGATTTCtgtcagctgcagggaggagatCTTATAATCATAGACAGCCGAGATGAAGAG aaCTCAACAGTTAATTACTTGATAAATCATCAAGCTGCCCCGAGACAAACTAGTGACCTGGTCTGGGAGTCTCACCTTCCTCACCGTGTGAGACCTTGGATGCCTCACAGAGACCCGGAGTTTCTagattggataagcagaagaataAATCATCAAGATACGCCTCATCCCCCAATGGGCTTCTGGATCGGACTGAGAGACGTCCATGAGGAAGGGACTTGGAAATGGTGGGATGGAACATTACTTGCTGAAGG TGTTTGA